Proteins co-encoded in one Prosthecobacter algae genomic window:
- a CDS encoding nitrilase-related carbon-nitrogen hydrolase — MHLYAVQLDSVWEDKAANFTKVRALLAEAAPLPGSLIVLPEMFATGFSCNLAITAELMAAETENFFREVASRWQCAVLGGLVVSVSDELGSNQALAIAPDGRELVRYCKIRPFSLGGESNVHQAGTETAIFPWQDLQVAPLVCYDLRFPELGRAALAQGAEVLVYIAAWPARRIQHWLTLLQARAIENQAYVVGVNRCGQEPNYTYCGRSVVVDPHGVIIADASDGEKVLHCQIHPAIVRNWRQDFPAVQDFQKGL; from the coding sequence ATGCATCTCTACGCCGTCCAGCTTGATTCCGTTTGGGAGGACAAAGCCGCTAACTTTACCAAGGTCCGCGCACTTTTGGCGGAAGCTGCTCCCCTGCCCGGCTCCCTGATTGTGCTGCCTGAAATGTTTGCCACCGGGTTCAGTTGCAACTTGGCGATCACCGCCGAGCTCATGGCGGCTGAAACGGAAAATTTCTTTCGCGAGGTGGCCTCCCGCTGGCAATGCGCTGTGCTGGGCGGCCTAGTGGTTTCGGTGTCGGATGAGCTAGGTAGCAATCAGGCGCTCGCCATTGCCCCGGATGGCCGGGAGCTTGTGCGCTACTGCAAAATTCGCCCCTTCAGTCTTGGCGGAGAATCCAATGTTCACCAAGCAGGCACAGAAACCGCCATCTTCCCATGGCAGGACCTCCAAGTAGCACCGCTGGTCTGCTACGATCTGCGGTTCCCTGAACTAGGACGTGCAGCTCTGGCCCAGGGGGCCGAAGTGCTCGTTTACATCGCCGCCTGGCCCGCGCGCCGGATTCAGCACTGGCTGACTTTGCTGCAAGCCCGAGCCATCGAAAACCAGGCCTACGTCGTCGGGGTAAACCGCTGCGGGCAGGAACCTAACTACACCTACTGTGGCCGCAGTGTGGTGGTGGACCCACATGGCGTCATCATCGCCGATGCCTCAGATGGGGAAAAAGTGCTGCACTGCCAAATCCATCCCGCCATTGTCAGAAACTGGCGGCAGGACTTCCCGGCTGTGCAAGACTTTCAGAAAGGCTTGTAG
- a CDS encoding secretin N-terminal domain-containing protein: MIVSYRRILLAACLGPATVLLAQIPPQARPTNPNAVPPPGAAGFNRPRPNVPPTGGAPQRPGAAGNAANPGEERPAIRPEDAIKPGGGVELQFPNTPLSQILLVYEDLTGLKIIRDAAIEQVTVSIETTGELPKDRAIMFIEKSLLLNGYSFAPAGEGMVKILGEGKKAQAEGAPLFEAAADLPETDQVVSFVAILKYLTPDDAVKAIDQIIPRHSYGVITPVPNAKALVIVENSNTIRSILGLLERLDVKPGATVTKRIQLVRSDAEDVKKALDEILGLDEKEGGAGGATGRPSTPTIAQPGGIPQPQLAALPAGVGAEGSTAAEVKPKILAIPRTNRLLVIAMPDTLEYIETLVTELDAASELRTFVSRTLNYLGVEAAMGIISDAIARTEGEDSGSGGSGGVNSLGQSNSSSSNNRNSSTGTSGSGTGSSGLFGNSSSSGFGSSSNGGFGSSSSGFGSSSGGGFGGGGSGLGGGGGGNLQPLRPNNGPRSLVIGKTLLISDPTANSLFASGPPEHLRVLNEILDELDRRPQQILISAVIGEVQLSKGESFGVEWLFRSRRNGTATGASSSLASRLGSGIAPLNPRLPLSLTDLATGNGFAFYGAISQNVDVIVNALDSYQNFKVISRPSVFTMNNTPALISSGQSFPIATSTQGLVGGGANNGLLSNVQYQDVALSLNIVPLINSDDELTLQISQENSEATDNTEIAGNEYPVLSKQLLNTVVMCKNQSTVLLGGLIREGKSKDRTGVPILSNVPVLNFLTGSRGKDDARRELLIFIEPRIVRADYDLPPSAQDSPGNSSFGREVTGFMNHEKNRQSYPSKEVYAPPPVKEGRLRSLVNKLFKRDPKAEEIPFGTPELQ; this comes from the coding sequence ATGATCGTTTCCTACCGCCGCATTCTTCTGGCTGCCTGCCTTGGCCCAGCGACTGTTCTGTTGGCTCAGATTCCACCGCAGGCGCGCCCGACCAATCCGAATGCCGTGCCCCCTCCTGGTGCTGCTGGCTTTAATCGCCCCAGGCCTAATGTGCCTCCGACCGGGGGGGCTCCGCAGCGTCCCGGAGCTGCAGGCAATGCCGCCAATCCAGGTGAAGAACGTCCCGCCATCCGCCCCGAAGATGCCATTAAGCCCGGCGGCGGTGTGGAACTCCAGTTTCCTAACACCCCTCTGTCCCAGATTCTCCTCGTCTATGAAGACCTGACGGGGCTGAAAATCATTCGGGATGCTGCCATCGAGCAGGTGACGGTCTCCATCGAGACCACGGGGGAGCTGCCCAAGGACAGGGCCATCATGTTCATCGAAAAGAGCCTTTTGCTGAACGGCTATTCCTTTGCACCGGCGGGTGAGGGCATGGTCAAGATCCTGGGCGAGGGCAAGAAGGCCCAGGCTGAAGGTGCTCCTTTGTTTGAGGCTGCCGCTGACTTGCCAGAGACGGATCAGGTGGTGAGTTTTGTCGCCATTTTGAAGTACCTGACTCCGGATGATGCGGTGAAGGCGATTGATCAGATCATCCCCCGCCATAGCTATGGCGTCATCACGCCGGTCCCCAATGCCAAGGCTTTGGTCATTGTGGAAAACAGCAACACCATCCGTTCCATTCTAGGCCTGCTGGAGCGTCTGGATGTGAAACCAGGAGCTACAGTTACCAAACGCATTCAGCTCGTCCGCTCAGATGCTGAAGATGTAAAGAAGGCCCTGGATGAGATCCTGGGACTCGATGAAAAAGAGGGGGGAGCAGGGGGTGCCACTGGTCGGCCCAGCACGCCCACCATTGCTCAGCCCGGTGGCATTCCCCAGCCACAGCTTGCCGCACTTCCGGCAGGTGTCGGTGCCGAAGGTTCCACCGCAGCCGAGGTAAAGCCCAAAATTCTCGCCATCCCCCGCACCAACCGTCTGCTGGTCATCGCCATGCCGGACACCCTCGAATACATCGAGACCCTGGTGACGGAACTGGATGCGGCCTCTGAACTTCGCACCTTTGTTTCACGCACGCTGAACTATCTCGGAGTCGAGGCTGCGATGGGCATCATCAGCGATGCCATCGCTCGCACAGAAGGTGAAGACTCAGGCTCCGGTGGCAGCGGCGGCGTGAACAGCCTAGGCCAGTCCAACAGTTCCTCTTCAAACAACCGCAATAGCAGCACCGGGACCTCCGGTTCAGGCACGGGCAGCAGCGGTCTTTTTGGCAACAGCAGTAGCAGTGGTTTCGGCAGCAGCAGCAATGGCGGATTTGGCAGCAGCAGCAGTGGATTCGGCAGCAGCAGCGGCGGTGGTTTTGGCGGCGGTGGAAGTGGCCTGGGTGGGGGTGGCGGCGGTAATCTGCAGCCTCTGCGGCCAAACAATGGCCCGCGTTCCCTGGTCATCGGCAAAACGCTGCTCATCAGCGACCCGACCGCAAACTCCCTTTTTGCTTCCGGCCCGCCTGAGCATCTTCGTGTGCTCAATGAAATTCTGGATGAGCTCGATCGCCGTCCTCAGCAGATCCTGATCTCCGCTGTGATCGGTGAAGTGCAGTTGAGCAAAGGTGAAAGTTTCGGTGTCGAGTGGCTGTTCCGCAGTCGTCGCAATGGCACGGCCACCGGGGCCTCCAGCAGCCTTGCCAGCCGCCTTGGCAGCGGGATCGCGCCTCTGAATCCTCGTTTGCCTCTCAGTCTGACGGATCTTGCTACTGGCAACGGTTTCGCTTTCTATGGCGCGATCAGCCAGAATGTGGACGTGATCGTCAATGCATTGGACAGCTATCAAAACTTCAAGGTCATTTCCAGGCCTTCGGTGTTCACCATGAACAACACACCAGCACTGATCAGCAGCGGTCAGTCCTTCCCTATCGCCACATCCACCCAGGGACTCGTCGGTGGAGGTGCAAACAACGGCCTCCTCTCCAACGTCCAATATCAGGATGTTGCTCTCAGCTTGAACATTGTTCCTCTCATCAACTCCGACGACGAACTGACGCTGCAAATCTCCCAGGAGAACAGCGAAGCCACGGACAACACCGAGATTGCGGGGAACGAATATCCCGTGTTGAGCAAGCAGCTTCTCAACACTGTCGTGATGTGCAAAAACCAGTCCACAGTCCTCTTGGGCGGACTGATCCGTGAGGGCAAAAGCAAGGACAGAACGGGTGTGCCTATCCTTTCAAATGTGCCTGTTTTGAACTTCCTCACAGGCTCCCGAGGCAAAGACGATGCCCGCCGCGAACTTCTGATCTTTATCGAGCCTCGCATCGTCCGGGCCGATTACGATCTGCCTCCTTCGGCCCAGGACAGCCCTGGCAATAGCAGCTTTGGCCGTGAAGTCACAGGCTTCATGAACCACGAAAAAAATCGCCAAAGCTATCCTTCCAAGGAAGTCTATGCGCCACCCCCCGTCAAAGAAGGCCGCCTTCGTTCTTTGGTGAACAAATTGTTTAAGCGCGACCCTAAGGCAGAAGAGATTCCTTTTGGCACTCCGGAACTGCAATAG
- a CDS encoding Rne/Rng family ribonuclease codes for MPLGIVKRIKEFITGKKDLKSGTRLVINCEKLENRVALLDNGVLEEYTIERVGTSTIVGSIFKGRVKNIEQGLKAMFIDIGLDKNAFLHFWDAIPEALSNQGMEEVTRGGAQKKRKRIEAKDIPDLYPVGSEIMVQVTKGPIGNKGPRVTTNVSLAGRLLVLMPQNDQFGISRKVEDPKERARLRKIIEKVNLPEGMGLIMRTEASGKRARHIIRDLSLLIEQWNDIVAKRDGQKAPVCCFQEPELIERTVRDFLTEEIDEVACDDLATVERMQKMAAQISRRAKSRITYYQGQTALFEHYGIQKQIDNAFYRQVWLPCGGYIVIDQTEALVSIDVNTGRNKGAKDQDKLLLDTNMEAAQEVARQLRLRNMGGLIVVDFIDMKHRKDQQAVYKAMMDHLKRDKAKTQVLPISQFGLMEMTRQRLHESLSSALYEPCPYCKGHGQVKTTMTMSVELQRRLSAILGRGKEDQKSLLVVVHPEVMQRLKTEDGELLVDLERKYGARLTFRSDPSLHREEMKLANATNGEEIRN; via the coding sequence ATGCCCCTTGGAATCGTGAAACGCATCAAAGAGTTCATCACCGGAAAAAAAGATCTCAAAAGCGGAACCCGCCTGGTGATCAACTGTGAGAAACTGGAAAACCGCGTGGCCTTGCTGGATAACGGAGTCTTGGAAGAATACACCATCGAACGTGTGGGGACGAGCACCATCGTGGGCTCCATTTTCAAAGGCCGAGTGAAAAACATCGAGCAGGGCCTCAAGGCCATGTTCATTGACATCGGTCTCGACAAAAATGCCTTCCTGCATTTCTGGGATGCCATCCCGGAGGCCCTTTCCAACCAGGGCATGGAAGAAGTGACCCGCGGCGGTGCGCAGAAGAAACGCAAGCGCATTGAGGCCAAGGACATTCCCGATCTCTACCCAGTGGGCTCGGAAATCATGGTGCAGGTCACCAAAGGTCCGATTGGCAACAAGGGCCCCCGTGTCACCACCAACGTCTCTCTGGCGGGACGCCTTCTGGTGCTCATGCCGCAGAACGATCAGTTCGGCATCTCCCGCAAGGTGGAAGATCCAAAGGAGCGCGCCCGCCTGCGCAAAATCATCGAGAAGGTGAACCTGCCCGAAGGCATGGGCCTGATCATGCGCACCGAAGCCTCCGGCAAACGTGCCCGCCACATCATTCGCGATCTCAGCCTCCTCATCGAGCAGTGGAACGACATCGTCGCCAAACGCGACGGCCAGAAAGCCCCCGTGTGCTGCTTCCAGGAGCCTGAACTCATCGAGCGCACCGTGCGTGATTTCCTCACCGAAGAGATTGACGAAGTGGCCTGCGATGACCTCGCCACCGTTGAGCGCATGCAGAAGATGGCTGCCCAGATTTCCCGTCGGGCCAAGAGCCGCATCACCTATTACCAGGGGCAGACAGCCCTGTTTGAGCACTACGGTATTCAGAAGCAGATCGATAACGCCTTCTACCGTCAGGTCTGGCTGCCCTGCGGTGGCTACATCGTCATTGATCAGACCGAGGCACTGGTCTCGATCGACGTGAACACTGGCCGCAACAAAGGCGCGAAGGATCAGGACAAACTGCTCCTCGATACCAACATGGAAGCAGCCCAGGAAGTGGCCCGCCAACTGCGCCTGCGCAACATGGGCGGCCTCATCGTGGTGGACTTCATTGACATGAAGCATCGCAAAGATCAGCAGGCCGTTTACAAGGCCATGATGGATCACCTCAAGCGCGACAAAGCCAAGACCCAGGTCCTGCCGATCAGCCAGTTTGGCCTCATGGAAATGACTCGTCAGCGCCTGCACGAAAGCCTCAGCAGCGCCCTTTATGAACCTTGTCCGTATTGCAAGGGCCATGGCCAGGTGAAGACCACCATGACCATGAGTGTCGAGCTTCAGCGTCGACTCAGCGCCATCCTGGGCCGTGGCAAAGAGGATCAGAAAAGTCTCCTCGTGGTCGTCCACCCGGAAGTCATGCAGCGTCTGAAAACAGAGGACGGCGAACTGCTGGTGGACCTCGAGCGCAAATACGGCGCCCGCCTGACCTTCCGCAGCGATCCATCCCTTCATCGCGAAGAAATGAAGCTCGCCAATGCCACCAATGGCGAGGAAATCCGCAACTGA